Proteins co-encoded in one Populus trichocarpa isolate Nisqually-1 chromosome 10, P.trichocarpa_v4.1, whole genome shotgun sequence genomic window:
- the LOC127905821 gene encoding wound-responsive protein GWIN3-like — MEITKFLGFSFLLFAFAATSFPEAVHAKDAAAVLDVFGHEVQAGARYLIVAPSTDNTTTLAVTATSKIICNSDVILSTLNESLPITFSPAIKSNDGVIREGSYLNVNFDAPSCRMGGVTTMWMIESEGLIVTTGGVDRLNRFKITKYEGDNSFYQLSFCPMSEPFCECSCVPVGVNSDKHLAPNVGPLLVMFEPDAY, encoded by the coding sequence atggaGATCACTAAATTTCtagggttctccttccttctctTTGCCTTCGCAGCAACTTCATTTCCTGAGGCCGTTCATGCCAAAGATGCTGCAGCAGTGCTCGATGTCTTCGGTCATGAGGTGCAAGCTGGTGCTCGTTATTTAATCGTAGCCCCCTCGACTGACAATACAACAACTCTTGCGGTCACTGCGACTAGCAAGATCATATGCAATTCAGATGTTATACTTTCCACTTTGAACGAGAGCCTCCCAATAACATTTTCACCTGCTATAAAATCCAACGATGGTGTCATCCGTGAAGGCTCTTATCTAAATGTGAACTTTGATGCACCCTCATGTAGGATGGGGGGCGTGACAACGATGTGGATGATTGAATCGGAAGGATTGATTGTGACCACAGGAGGTGTTGATAGATTGAATCGGTTTAAGATCACCAAGTATGAAGGTGATAATAGTTTTTATCAGCTTTCTTTTTGTCCAATGTCCGAACCCTTCTGTGAATGCTCATGCGTCCCAGTTGGCGTCAACAGTGACAAGCACTTGGCTCCCAATGTCGGCCCTCTTCTTGTGATGTTCGAACCAGATGCATATTGA